GACCAGCGGGTGAAGGGCTGGCCGAGCCTGGTGGGGCGGGTGGTGGCCGTCCGGATGACGAAGTCCTCGTCGTCAGGGGTGAGCAGGCGGGGACGGCCTCCCGCCCACTTAGGGTCCAGGCAGGCCAGGCCGATCTCGTTGAAGCGGTGGATCACGTCGCGCACGGTGTCCTCATCGGCCTGGACCAGCTGGGCGATCACCGGCACCCGGTTTCCGCCCGCCGAAGCGAGCAGCATCATCGCCCGCCGGTAACGCACCGAACTCGTGCTGCCCCGGCGCACGATCTGCTTCAGCTTCTGCCCCTCCTTGTCGGTCAATCTGCGTACACGGACAGGCTCAGCCACCGCGCCTCCAGCGGTCGAATGGACGTCACCGCACATCCAACCGTCACGACCACCAACCCGGCGAACCTACGCGGTCACAGCACTATCACGGCGTCCCGCAAGTTCTCATCGGCGGCGAGTGGGACATGGAGCGTGAGGAGGGTCGTACCGGGGGCCAGTCCCCCGGCGTGGCATGGCCCTCCTGCTCCGCCATGCTGGATTCACCAGCATGGTGGAGGGCGGGAACCGCTGTGGCCTCGGGGGTTCGCGCGAAGCGGCCGAGCGGGGTACGGGGTTCCATCCTACTGTGGTACAGGGGGCGCCGCTGTGACCGGAGGGGCCTAATTCCTCCGGTCCGCGATCTGCGGGAGGTTCCAGATGACATCGGACGGCGCGCTGCTGAACCAGATCGACCACCTTGTGGTCCTGATGCTGGAGAACCGCTCCTTCGACAACATGCTCGGGTTCCTGTACACCGCCCAGGGCAATCGCTCCCCGTCCGGCCAGTCCTTCGAAGGCTTGACCGGCGCGGAGTCCAACGCGGACGGGAACGGCGACAAAGTCACCGTCTTCCGGATCGACCACACTCAACCCGGCGCGTATTTCATGCCCGGTTCCATTCCCGGGGAGGAATACCTCCGAGTCAACAACCAACTGTTCGGTGTGCAACAGGTGTCCTCACCGGCCCCTGCCGCGACCAACGAAGGCTTTGTCGCCGACTTCGCGGAGATGTTTCCGACCAGGAAGGGCAACTCCCCGGGCGTCACCGCCGACGACATCATGGGCTGCTTCCCCCCGGAAGCGCTGCCAGTGCTCTCCGGTCTGGCCCGGGGCTACGCGGTCTGTGACCACTGGTACTGCTCGGTGCCGACCCAGACCATGCCCAACCGGGCCTTCGCCCTTGCCGGGACCAGCCTGGGCCTGGTGAGTGACAAGGCGTGCTTGGCCCAGGCGAAGGCCAACAAGGTCATGTTCGACACTCCCAGTATCTTCGGCCGGCTCAGTGACCTCAAGGACAAGAACGTCGACTGGAGGATCTACGGCTACAACCTCCAGCCGCTGACCAGGGCGAACTTCCGCGACACGCAGCAGGCCAGTCCGGAGCACTTCGGTCGCTTCATGGACTTCAAGAACGCTGCCGCGGACGGCTCGCTGTCCGCCTTCACCTTCCTGGAGCCCGCCTGGAAACACGACGGAAACAGCCAGCACCCCAACGATGACGTCTCGTCAGGGGAGCAGCTCATCCTCGACGTGTACAACGCGCTGCGCACCGGGCCGGACTGGGCCAAGACCCTGCTGGTCATCACCTATGACGAGCACGGCGGCTGTTATGACCATGTGCCGCCGCCCGACGGCGCGACACCGCCCGATCAATCCGAGGGAGAGGAGGGTTTCGACTTCACCCGGTTCGGGGTGCGGGTGCCCACGGTGCTGGTCTCCCCGCTCATCGAGCGGGGGACCGTCTTCCGGGTCCCCGATGACAGCGTGCCGCTCGACCACACCTCGGTGCTCAAGACGATCCAGCAGCGGTGGGGCGTGGATCC
The genomic region above belongs to Streptomyces sp. CG1 and contains:
- a CDS encoding alkaline phosphatase family protein, whose amino-acid sequence is MTSDGALLNQIDHLVVLMLENRSFDNMLGFLYTAQGNRSPSGQSFEGLTGAESNADGNGDKVTVFRIDHTQPGAYFMPGSIPGEEYLRVNNQLFGVQQVSSPAPAATNEGFVADFAEMFPTRKGNSPGVTADDIMGCFPPEALPVLSGLARGYAVCDHWYCSVPTQTMPNRAFALAGTSLGLVSDKACLAQAKANKVMFDTPSIFGRLSDLKDKNVDWRIYGYNLQPLTRANFRDTQQASPEHFGRFMDFKNAAADGSLSAFTFLEPAWKHDGNSQHPNDDVSSGEQLILDVYNALRTGPDWAKTLLVITYDEHGGCYDHVPPPDGATPPDQSEGEEGFDFTRFGVRVPTVLVSPLIERGTVFRVPDDSVPLDHTSVLKTIQQRWGVDPLTARDAAAPGIGAVLTLDKPRDDNPLEGVIAPVAKGDNPARTITSHLEEVYNSLVAENLLPGD